From one Conexivisphaerales archaeon genomic stretch:
- a CDS encoding nascent polypeptide-associated complex protein has translation MKKHFKIHRPSNRIDLIDNRQARRLMERMGLTMNQMNNVIEVTIVSKDKQIKLKNPQVFEISAKGSRIFQITSEDVEESAIKSSTIKEEDITLVMNQAGVDRETAEAALQEAEGDIALAIMRLKS, from the coding sequence GTGAAGAAACATTTTAAAATACATCGTCCGTCAAATCGGATTGATTTGATAGACAACCGTCAAGCACGCAGGTTGATGGAAAGAATGGGGCTAACCATGAATCAGATGAATAATGTAATAGAAGTGACTATAGTATCCAAAGACAAACAAATAAAATTGAAAAACCCTCAAGTTTTTGAAATCTCAGCGAAGGGTTCACGCATATTTCAAATTACATCTGAGGATGTCGAGGAGAGTGCGATTAAAAGTAGTACCATAAAGGAAGAAGATATAACTTTGGTAATGAATCAAGCAGGAGTAGACCGCGAGACAGCAGAAGCCGCCTTACAGGAAGCGGAAGGAGACATCGCTCTTGCAATAATGAGACTCAAATCTTAA
- a CDS encoding methyltransferase domain-containing protein codes for MSIQITNRKSIIKKYNSSAAVYDSLYRKEQILKRQKIVESGLKLGYKLLDIGCGTGVSMIDEKPIDYSVGLDISIEMLRLARKKRKEVILGDMTSIPFRDNSFDSLTFVTSFHHAPKKRRVINDILRIVKPGGYVCSSLLKKAKVRKQIEALTRKELKLVYLEDANTDLILILKKTNYNSF; via the coding sequence ATGTCAATACAAATAACTAATCGTAAATCGATCATAAAGAAATATAATAGTTCAGCCGCTGTATATGACAGCCTTTACAGAAAAGAACAGATTTTGAAAAGACAAAAAATAGTTGAATCAGGTCTTAAGTTAGGCTACAAACTCCTGGACATTGGTTGCGGAACGGGTGTATCTATGATTGATGAAAAACCAATAGATTATTCTGTCGGTTTAGATATTTCAATTGAAATGTTGAGGTTGGCCAGAAAAAAGAGAAAGGAAGTAATTTTAGGTGATATGACTTCAATACCATTCAGGGATAATTCCTTCGATAGCTTGACTTTCGTTACAAGTTTTCATCACGCACCCAAGAAAAGAAGAGTTATCAACGACATACTTCGTATTGTTAAACCTGGCGGGTACGTTTGTAGCAGTTTGTTGAAGAAGGCAAAAGTAAGAAAACAGATTGAAGCTTTGACACGTAAGGAGTTAAAACTGGTATATCTTGAAGATGCGAACACAGATCTAATATTAATACTAAAGAAAACCAATTACAATTCTTTTTGA
- a CDS encoding isocitrate/isopropylmalate family dehydrogenase, with protein sequence MLSTDKEYDIELAKKHLQEILLEQFERLKMMDEKIGAIDFRQVKPIVIGIAGGDGIGPIISQQTIRILKDLLKEESDSGKIVLKEIHGLTIENRIKSMRAVPDDVMEQLKECHVLLKGPTTTPEAGSSLPNIESANVFIRKAFDLFANVRPIRVPKLGIDWVFFRENTEGEYILGNKGLLLQNELALDFKVITKKGARRIIRAAFDYARKTKRNKLTVVTKANVIKTTDGLFLQTAREVAKEYPDVQWDSWYVDVFAAKLIDQKRRRDFKVVVLPNLYGDIITDEAAEFQGGVGTAGSANIGSRYAMFEAIHGSAPRMIEEGRGQYADPSSLMRAAAMMLEHIGLYEKAERLHMALDICCQYEAKIKITGRPDGATSEQFTDYVLETLNDPRLSSKWNTYKAKESGAI encoded by the coding sequence ATGCTATCTACGGACAAAGAATATGATATAGAATTAGCAAAAAAACACTTGCAGGAAATACTTTTGGAACAGTTTGAAAGGTTAAAAATGATGGATGAAAAAATAGGTGCAATAGACTTCAGACAAGTTAAACCTATAGTAATTGGAATTGCAGGAGGAGATGGCATAGGTCCTATCATTTCGCAACAAACAATTCGTATACTTAAAGATCTACTTAAAGAGGAATCAGATTCCGGTAAAATAGTACTAAAGGAAATACATGGTTTAACAATTGAGAATCGTATAAAATCAATGAGAGCAGTACCAGATGATGTAATGGAACAATTAAAAGAATGCCATGTTTTACTCAAAGGTCCTACAACAACACCAGAGGCAGGAAGCTCGCTTCCGAATATAGAAAGCGCGAATGTATTCATTAGAAAAGCATTTGATTTATTCGCGAACGTCAGACCAATAAGAGTACCAAAACTCGGGATCGATTGGGTTTTCTTTAGAGAGAATACAGAAGGAGAATACATACTTGGGAATAAGGGCTTATTGCTTCAAAATGAATTAGCCCTAGATTTCAAAGTTATCACAAAGAAAGGTGCACGACGTATAATTCGTGCAGCGTTTGATTACGCACGAAAGACAAAAAGAAATAAGCTAACTGTTGTTACAAAAGCTAATGTTATCAAGACGACGGACGGCCTCTTTCTCCAAACTGCGCGGGAAGTAGCCAAAGAATACCCAGATGTACAATGGGATTCATGGTATGTGGACGTGTTTGCAGCAAAATTAATCGATCAAAAGAGACGACGCGATTTCAAAGTAGTAGTATTGCCTAATTTGTATGGTGATATAATCACAGATGAAGCAGCAGAATTCCAGGGTGGTGTTGGAACAGCTGGCAGTGCGAATATCGGAAGCCGTTATGCGATGTTCGAAGCGATTCACGGTAGTGCACCCAGGATGATAGAAGAAGGAAGGGGACAATACGCAGATCCCAGTAGCCTCATGAGAGCCGCTGCTATGATGTTAGAACATATCGGCCTGTATGAAAAAGCCGAAAGATTACATATGGCATTAGACATATGTTGTCAATATGAAGCGAAGATCAAGATTACAGGACGGCCAGATGGTGCTACCTCTGAACAATTTACAGATTACGTTCTAGAAACGCTTAACGACCCTCGGTTGTCGTCAAAATGGAATACATATAAGGCAAAAGAGTCAGGAGCTATTTAA
- a CDS encoding adenosylcobalamin-dependent ribonucleoside-diphosphate reductase yields the protein MLAIETQIEQIKKRDGRIVKFEPSKITEAIWKAIKATGSRDRTLAENLSIEVVRRLESLLPPGSIPSVEDIQDIVERTLIEKGEARIAKAYILYRQKRAELREEKKKILEKDQIDEVDKTFDINALRVLKARYLRKDESGTLKETPKQLFTRVAIHTTLPSIFYDYRIFDKDGKQEVKEASGPLPETLKIGTFILNEFHIEALRRLYDRFNTEGRLKVGWSQLMQMFQKGEFDSYASEIKQYYDIMVNKKFLPNTPALANFGNWLGMGSACFVLDIEDSIDSIMQTLANAAIIFKAGGGVGYNFSKLRPEGDYVRSTSGIASGPVSFMRLFDTMTEVIKQGGIRRGANMGILNIDHPDIEKFIKAKEGNKALRNFNISVLIKPEFWDYYKENKPFPLINPRNGQVVRYVNPRQLFDMIAYQAWESAEPGVIFLDRVNEFNPFLKLLGPIVTTNPCGEVLLYPNESCNLGSINVHAFVKEDVSGNPYFDWDQLKEAIFTATKFLDNVIDVNKYPLKAIENMTLATRKIGLGVMGLADLLFELGIPYDTDEGREFMEKLMEFINYYSKKTSVELAKERGPMPYFKQSSYADGQLPFRGFYERSKSNLDWVSLSEEIKQYGIRNGYTTIIAPTGSISMIAGCSSGIEPVYSLVYEKNVTIGSFFYIDPVFEKVMKREGLLDDDMIHQVVANNGSIRSIQYIPERLRKIFVTAMDIAPIDHVKAIAAFQKWVDSSISKTTNLPYEASVEDIKTVYFEAYKLGCKDVTVFRDKSIKSQVLQAPPTQSSHVDTKPNPPQLLVSVEQEYNSVDLDTSTTCPVCHSKLEFKEGCATCPSCGFSYCPTA from the coding sequence TTGCTGGCGATAGAGACGCAGATCGAACAAATAAAGAAGAGAGACGGACGGATAGTCAAGTTTGAACCTTCAAAGATAACTGAAGCTATTTGGAAAGCTATTAAAGCGACCGGAAGCAGGGACAGGACACTAGCAGAAAATCTTTCTATCGAAGTAGTTAGAAGACTTGAATCTCTCCTTCCTCCTGGTTCTATTCCTAGTGTTGAAGATATTCAGGACATAGTTGAACGCACACTTATCGAAAAAGGAGAAGCTAGGATAGCAAAGGCGTACATATTGTACAGGCAAAAAAGAGCTGAGCTCAGAGAAGAAAAGAAGAAAATCCTCGAGAAAGACCAAATAGACGAAGTCGATAAGACATTTGATATAAATGCTCTTCGTGTATTGAAAGCTAGATATCTGAGGAAGGATGAAAGTGGTACGCTAAAAGAAACACCTAAACAATTGTTTACACGAGTAGCAATTCATACAACACTTCCTAGTATTTTCTATGATTATAGAATCTTCGATAAGGATGGAAAACAAGAGGTTAAGGAAGCATCAGGCCCTCTTCCCGAAACACTGAAGATAGGAACGTTCATATTAAATGAATTTCACATAGAAGCATTAAGAAGACTTTATGATCGATTCAACACGGAAGGAAGACTTAAGGTAGGCTGGTCTCAATTAATGCAGATGTTCCAGAAAGGAGAATTTGATTCTTATGCATCTGAAATAAAACAGTATTATGACATAATGGTAAACAAGAAATTCCTACCAAACACTCCAGCATTAGCCAACTTTGGTAACTGGTTGGGGATGGGTTCTGCTTGTTTCGTCTTAGATATAGAAGACTCGATAGACAGCATCATGCAGACACTCGCTAATGCAGCAATAATTTTCAAGGCGGGTGGAGGGGTAGGTTATAACTTTTCTAAACTCAGGCCCGAAGGCGATTACGTTAGGTCTACTTCAGGTATAGCTTCAGGACCTGTCAGTTTTATGCGATTATTCGACACCATGACCGAAGTAATAAAGCAAGGAGGAATAAGACGAGGAGCCAACATGGGAATACTGAATATAGACCATCCTGATATAGAGAAATTCATAAAAGCAAAAGAAGGAAACAAGGCACTAAGAAACTTCAACATATCTGTATTAATAAAACCGGAATTCTGGGATTATTATAAGGAAAATAAGCCCTTTCCACTTATAAATCCCCGTAATGGTCAAGTTGTAAGGTATGTCAATCCTAGACAACTGTTTGACATGATTGCCTACCAAGCTTGGGAAAGCGCAGAGCCTGGTGTCATATTTTTAGATAGGGTTAACGAATTTAACCCATTTCTGAAGTTACTTGGACCCATAGTTACAACAAACCCTTGTGGTGAAGTTTTACTTTATCCGAACGAGTCGTGTAACCTAGGCAGCATTAATGTACACGCATTTGTCAAAGAGGATGTATCAGGAAATCCTTACTTTGATTGGGACCAACTTAAAGAAGCAATCTTCACAGCTACCAAGTTCTTAGATAATGTAATTGATGTAAATAAATATCCATTAAAAGCAATTGAGAATATGACCTTAGCCACTCGGAAGATAGGACTGGGAGTCATGGGGTTGGCTGACTTGCTTTTTGAGCTAGGTATACCGTATGACACGGATGAAGGTAGAGAATTCATGGAAAAATTGATGGAGTTCATAAACTATTACTCAAAGAAGACTTCTGTTGAGCTGGCAAAGGAGAGAGGACCAATGCCATACTTTAAACAGAGTTCTTATGCAGATGGCCAGCTACCGTTCCGAGGTTTTTACGAAAGGTCAAAATCCAATCTTGACTGGGTTTCCTTGTCGGAAGAAATCAAACAATACGGAATAAGGAATGGATATACAACAATAATAGCTCCGACGGGAAGCATTTCAATGATAGCGGGTTGTAGCAGCGGTATCGAACCTGTCTATTCCTTGGTTTATGAGAAGAATGTTACAATAGGAAGTTTCTTTTACATAGATCCAGTGTTTGAAAAAGTAATGAAACGAGAAGGACTGTTGGATGATGACATGATACATCAGGTAGTAGCTAACAACGGAAGTATACGAAGTATTCAATACATACCGGAGAGATTAAGAAAGATTTTTGTTACAGCAATGGATATTGCCCCAATAGATCATGTAAAAGCTATAGCAGCCTTCCAGAAATGGGTTGATTCATCCATATCCAAAACCACGAATCTTCCGTACGAAGCATCAGTAGAGGATATCAAGACCGTCTATTTCGAAGCATATAAACTCGGCTGTAAAGATGTAACAGTATTCAGGGATAAATCCATAAAGAGTCAGGTCTTACAGGCACCTCCAACCCAATCTTCGCATGTTGATACTAAGCCAAACCCTCCACAATTACTAGTAAGTGTAGAACAAGAATACAATTCTGTGGACCTAGATACATCAACAACATGCCCTGTTTGTCATAGTAAGCTTGAATTTAAAGAAGGATGTGCTACCTGTCCAAGCTGCGGGTTCAGCTACTGTCCAACGGCTTAA
- a CDS encoding Holliday junction resolvase-like protein, with protein MSIVISYLDVQLIVTSVIIGAICGTSVTWIAIKLQLKRKNSQGKEANLVETPNLNIIDQVNKQLVPFLPEFLSKYNPKDARFLGSPIDLVIFDGLDEGDLRRIVFVETKVSSTELNENEQKIRDIIFSKRVDWEVLKKD; from the coding sequence TTGTCCATCGTCATATCATATCTTGACGTTCAACTGATTGTTACTTCTGTGATAATCGGAGCAATTTGTGGAACTTCAGTAACGTGGATCGCTATCAAATTACAACTGAAGAGAAAGAACAGTCAAGGGAAAGAGGCTAACTTAGTGGAAACGCCAAATTTGAATATTATAGACCAAGTAAATAAACAACTTGTACCTTTTTTACCAGAATTCTTATCAAAATACAACCCAAAGGACGCCCGTTTTTTAGGTAGTCCTATAGATTTAGTCATATTTGATGGTTTGGACGAAGGAGATCTCAGACGTATAGTATTTGTGGAAACGAAAGTCAGCTCGACAGAACTGAACGAAAACGAACAAAAGATAAGAGATATTATATTCTCTAAAAGAGTTGATTGGGAAGTATTGAAAAAAGATTAA
- a CDS encoding multiprotein bridging factor aMBF1 — protein sequence MTSIRCEVCGTNIPTEPIVVDIDGAVLSVCSKCAKLGKPVGQTTANNWKGTTVPKNVLSSHTQIFAADDELVVREDFATVLRNARETMHLTQEQVGMKVNEKSSVIAKLESGKMKPSIALAKKLEHVMKVRLLERREL from the coding sequence TTGACTTCCATAAGATGCGAAGTTTGTGGAACAAACATTCCCACAGAACCAATTGTAGTTGATATTGATGGTGCTGTTTTATCTGTCTGTTCTAAATGCGCTAAATTAGGAAAACCGGTAGGACAAACTACCGCAAACAATTGGAAAGGAACCACAGTTCCTAAGAATGTCTTATCATCTCATACTCAAATCTTCGCTGCAGATGATGAACTGGTTGTAAGAGAAGATTTTGCCACTGTCTTGCGAAATGCGAGAGAGACGATGCACCTGACACAGGAACAAGTCGGTATGAAAGTAAACGAAAAATCATCAGTTATAGCGAAGTTGGAGAGCGGAAAAATGAAGCCGAGTATAGCTCTGGCCAAGAAATTGGAGCATGTAATGAAGGTCCGTTTACTTGAAAGACGAGAGCTTTAA
- a CDS encoding tRNA (cytidine(56)-2'-O)-methyltransferase yields the protein MLVARAFGCDGMYYSGDEDDKLKITLEKICTNWGGNFFLEYVRDPMDIVTRWKTNHGRIIHLTMYGENIVRLEDKIRRLYQKYNLMVIVGSSKVPSIYYKIADINVAIGHQPHSEIAALAILLDRIHLGNELKIEFQNAKLRIIEQKHSKKIAIAK from the coding sequence ATGCTCGTCGCAAGAGCGTTTGGCTGTGATGGAATGTATTATAGTGGTGACGAAGATGATAAATTAAAAATTACATTAGAAAAGATTTGTACAAACTGGGGAGGTAATTTTTTCCTTGAATATGTACGAGACCCTATGGACATTGTAACTCGATGGAAAACCAATCATGGTAGAATTATTCATTTAACAATGTATGGAGAAAACATAGTTCGACTAGAGGATAAAATAAGAAGGTTGTACCAAAAATACAATCTGATGGTTATTGTAGGAAGCAGTAAAGTACCTTCAATTTATTATAAGATTGCAGACATCAATGTTGCTATTGGACATCAACCGCACTCTGAGATAGCTGCACTAGCCATCCTCCTAGATAGGATTCATCTTGGAAATGAACTTAAAATTGAGTTTCAAAATGCAAAATTAAGAATAATTGAACAAAAACATTCAAAAAAGATAGCAATAGCTAAATGA
- a CDS encoding transcription factor: MKKLLYEDSFVKVAGLLGGDEYIRVARALLNNENATDEEIASATGLKINIVRRALYDLFGKSLISGIRVKDPKRGWYVYQWKAQADQVEAFLNNRKRKILERLKQRLEYEKSHDFYFCGTQSCKKRTFEEAMDLDFRCPECGGQLGPYDNSEEILAIEWKINQLQKEL; this comes from the coding sequence ATGAAAAAATTACTGTACGAAGACTCGTTCGTAAAAGTAGCTGGTTTGCTGGGTGGAGATGAATATATAAGAGTTGCCCGAGCACTTCTCAATAATGAAAATGCGACTGATGAAGAGATAGCTAGTGCAACAGGATTAAAGATAAACATAGTAAGGCGAGCTTTATACGATCTTTTTGGTAAATCCCTTATTTCTGGCATAAGAGTCAAAGATCCTAAAAGAGGATGGTATGTTTATCAATGGAAAGCTCAAGCTGACCAAGTTGAAGCATTTCTGAATAACAGAAAAAGGAAAATTCTTGAAAGACTAAAGCAAAGATTAGAGTATGAAAAATCACACGATTTCTATTTTTGTGGAACGCAAAGCTGTAAGAAGAGAACATTTGAAGAAGCTATGGATTTAGATTTTAGATGCCCTGAATGCGGGGGACAATTGGGACCTTATGACAACTCAGAAGAAATTTTGGCAATAGAGTGGAAGATCAATCAGCTTCAAAAAGAATTGTAA
- a CDS encoding hydroxymethylglutaryl-CoA synthase, which produces MTKVGIDAIYVYTPELFVDNAELAIARGQDPKHFTEGIGISKFSVAPPNEDQASMAATAAYRLMQTYDISPSDIFRIDTPTESGLDASRALVSDVVGMLEQVYGKGSFSHLMGYEQKFACVSGMERLLDSSAWFAAGWNTRKYALVLVTDIAKYELNSKEEPTQGAAAAALLIGTEPRLVEVIPRAVGSGLRNEKGDFKKPGGRMIALVDTVGKGRSYAAYLTEMKQAWLNFVSAIKRNKIFDLGDGMPVVDLIDRAGFHNPHRKMVISAYASLLIHEWRDLPRWSSILNKIGPEPKREGLDDLSYYMSKEYNEFRRKFMNLPEFINDFNTKIGSSLKAPDLVGNSYAASVFVGLDSIFENDPSELTGKVLALCGYGSGSHALIQATRVSEDNGSIRKKLDLMLRLQQRKKISVEEYEMIHKGEVSFNDYPVYSKPRFVLTKVGQPGTPSEGDREYVFEG; this is translated from the coding sequence ATGACAAAAGTTGGGATTGACGCTATCTACGTATACACACCAGAGTTGTTTGTGGATAACGCCGAATTGGCTATAGCCAGAGGTCAGGATCCAAAACATTTTACCGAAGGCATAGGAATTAGTAAGTTTTCAGTAGCTCCACCAAATGAAGACCAAGCAAGTATGGCCGCTACAGCCGCATATAGATTGATGCAAACCTATGATATTTCTCCTTCCGATATCTTTAGGATAGATACTCCTACAGAGAGCGGCTTGGATGCCTCTAGGGCTCTGGTATCTGATGTAGTAGGCATGCTTGAACAGGTGTACGGAAAAGGTAGTTTTTCTCACTTAATGGGGTATGAACAGAAATTTGCTTGCGTAAGTGGTATGGAACGACTTTTGGACAGCTCTGCCTGGTTCGCGGCTGGTTGGAATACAAGAAAATACGCCTTGGTCTTGGTAACTGATATTGCTAAATATGAATTGAATAGTAAGGAAGAACCCACCCAAGGTGCAGCAGCAGCTGCCTTGTTAATAGGTACAGAACCAAGACTAGTTGAAGTAATACCTAGAGCTGTCGGGTCAGGATTAAGAAATGAGAAAGGGGACTTCAAGAAACCAGGGGGAAGAATGATAGCACTAGTGGATACAGTGGGTAAGGGTAGGTCATATGCAGCATATTTAACTGAAATGAAACAGGCTTGGCTTAATTTCGTTAGTGCTATAAAGAGAAATAAGATTTTTGATTTGGGGGATGGAATGCCAGTCGTCGACTTGATAGATCGAGCAGGATTTCATAATCCACATAGAAAAATGGTAATTTCTGCATATGCTTCATTATTGATACATGAATGGCGTGATCTTCCTCGTTGGTCGTCTATACTCAATAAAATAGGTCCTGAACCAAAGCGGGAAGGACTAGATGATCTTTCCTATTACATGAGTAAGGAATATAATGAATTTAGAAGGAAATTTATGAACTTACCAGAATTTATTAATGATTTCAACACCAAAATTGGTAGCTCCTTAAAGGCACCTGACCTCGTAGGAAACTCCTATGCAGCATCAGTATTTGTAGGCCTTGATAGTATCTTTGAAAATGACCCATCTGAACTTACTGGTAAAGTATTGGCCTTATGTGGTTACGGTAGCGGAAGTCATGCACTGATCCAGGCAACAAGAGTTTCTGAAGATAATGGGTCAATCCGAAAGAAGCTGGATTTAATGTTAAGACTTCAACAACGCAAGAAGATATCTGTCGAGGAATATGAGATGATTCATAAGGGTGAAGTTAGCTTTAATGACTACCCGGTATATTCAAAGCCACGATTTGTACTTACCAAGGTGGGGCAACCAGGAACACCCTCAGAGGGTGACAGGGAATATGTATTCGAGGGATAA
- the thyX gene encoding FAD-dependent thymidylate synthase translates to MRVNLLWYTDIKTVEAYLTNKGLPVDYSCLEDHVFYMFEIEDVSRVTTHQLIRHRGASYDQESQRFSAASKESFVVPTSIASKNEAYEIYRNTLQFCADAFEKLVSLGVPKEDARYIMPHAIKTKLVMTVNAKNLKHIVGLRTAPQAQWEIRELVSQMREAATRATPEVWVSKEF, encoded by the coding sequence TTGAGAGTTAACTTATTATGGTATACGGACATAAAGACCGTTGAAGCTTATCTAACTAACAAGGGATTACCTGTTGATTATTCTTGCCTTGAAGACCACGTTTTTTATATGTTTGAAATTGAAGATGTAAGCAGAGTAACAACCCACCAATTAATTAGACATCGAGGGGCATCATATGACCAAGAATCACAACGCTTTTCTGCTGCTTCTAAGGAATCCTTTGTCGTGCCAACTTCAATAGCTTCCAAAAATGAAGCTTACGAGATTTACAGAAATACATTACAATTTTGTGCCGATGCTTTTGAAAAACTTGTATCTCTAGGTGTTCCAAAGGAAGATGCAAGATACATTATGCCACATGCAATCAAAACAAAACTTGTCATGACTGTTAATGCAAAAAATCTTAAGCATATAGTTGGGCTTCGCACTGCTCCTCAGGCACAATGGGAAATAAGAGAGTTGGTTTCCCAGATGCGAGAAGCGGCTACCAGAGCTACTCCAGAAGTTTGGGTATCCAAAGAATTCTGA
- a CDS encoding PUA domain-containing protein codes for MQIEKEIFATSLEYFYGKGILSNFPWNELSYMKSRASNRVKSVLHNGKVFATIKENGIITLSIDCAKYMLESGNFLNSCVTASEEAEEFIVKGGNLFCKHVCFVGDNVKPGLDVGIINTKHQLIAVGKAIIPKSYMLSFKRGIAVKVRKGTSHETQ; via the coding sequence TTGCAAATTGAAAAGGAAATCTTTGCAACATCGTTGGAATACTTCTATGGTAAAGGCATCCTTTCGAACTTTCCATGGAACGAATTAAGCTACATGAAATCAAGAGCGAGTAACAGGGTAAAGTCTGTATTACACAACGGAAAAGTATTTGCAACAATTAAAGAAAATGGCATAATAACATTATCAATAGATTGTGCAAAATATATGTTAGAATCAGGGAATTTTCTGAATAGTTGTGTGACTGCTTCTGAAGAAGCGGAAGAATTTATTGTAAAAGGAGGAAACCTCTTTTGTAAACATGTTTGCTTTGTCGGAGATAATGTAAAACCAGGATTGGATGTTGGTATAATAAATACAAAACATCAGTTGATTGCTGTTGGGAAAGCAATAATACCTAAAAGTTATATGTTATCATTCAAGAGAGGCATTGCTGTAAAAGTCAGAAAAGGAACATCACATGAAACCCAATAA
- the hflX gene encoding GTPase HflX, which yields MDTAIVTYKDESYINEAKSLALSAGYTPSKLILVNRFHTGKYGISEGKAEVLKEYCRSNNVQLVIVDEKLNTQSLYELSKYCDCTVIDREKLILEIFALRARTEEAKLQVKLAELSYELPRIKDYVRLQKMGEQPGFFGYGAYETEKYYQNIKHRMNVIQEKLAKIRRRRDLYRSHRRKLGLPVVSLAGYTSAGKTTLFNVLTKSQLETSSSLFTTLTTTTRKMSIDSLDLLVSDTVGFINRLPHYMIEAFKSTLEEISYADLVLLVLDVSDQLIDFKRKFDTCKRTLEDLNVLDQKIITVMNKIDRITNDELERKRKIVENDVNNVLPISALDGKGVRELQVYIGNLLNNKEPVTV from the coding sequence ATGGATACTGCGATAGTTACGTACAAAGACGAATCATATATTAATGAAGCTAAGAGTCTTGCACTCTCTGCTGGATATACGCCTTCTAAACTAATATTGGTTAACAGGTTTCATACTGGAAAGTATGGTATAAGTGAAGGAAAAGCTGAAGTTCTGAAAGAATATTGTAGGTCAAACAACGTTCAACTGGTTATAGTGGATGAGAAACTCAATACTCAGTCATTATATGAGTTGTCCAAGTATTGTGATTGTACTGTTATAGATAGAGAAAAGTTGATTCTGGAAATTTTTGCTTTAAGGGCACGAACCGAAGAAGCAAAGCTGCAGGTAAAATTGGCTGAACTCTCGTATGAATTACCCCGTATAAAGGACTATGTAAGGCTCCAAAAAATGGGAGAACAGCCAGGTTTCTTTGGTTATGGTGCTTATGAGACAGAGAAATATTATCAAAATATTAAACATAGGATGAACGTAATTCAAGAAAAACTTGCGAAGATCAGAAGAAGGAGGGATTTATATCGTTCACATCGTAGAAAACTTGGTTTACCGGTTGTTTCACTTGCAGGTTACACATCAGCAGGTAAAACGACTCTGTTTAATGTTCTTACAAAGTCCCAACTTGAGACTTCTTCAAGTCTGTTTACCACGCTTACGACTACTACAAGAAAGATGTCGATAGATTCTTTAGATTTATTAGTGTCAGACACGGTAGGATTCATAAATCGTCTACCACATTACATGATTGAAGCATTTAAGAGTACACTAGAAGAAATATCGTATGCTGATTTAGTTCTGTTAGTTCTTGATGTTAGTGATCAACTCATCGATTTTAAGAGAAAATTCGATACATGCAAGCGCACTTTGGAAGACCTAAACGTTCTGGATCAGAAAATCATAACTGTTATGAATAAGATAGATCGCATAACTAATGATGAACTGGAAAGAAAGAGGAAGATCGTAGAGAATGACGTAAATAATGTGTTACCTATATCTGCCCTTGACGGTAAAGGAGTTCGAGAGTTGCAGGTTTATATTGGAAATTTACTAAACAACAAGGAACCTGTAACGGTGTAA